In a single window of the Scophthalmus maximus strain ysfricsl-2021 chromosome 18, ASM2237912v1, whole genome shotgun sequence genome:
- the LOC118289818 gene encoding cytospin-A-like isoform X5, with protein MGNHTGKDGHVPAVSPLDFFQTPPTTPSEADLATMALSAAASSPDKAQTSLPAGSTAPSPAATTPNADWTQKLSASSEWAVIDSVTPPEANVSDAAALHEKAAAAAAAATTTTTGSGTPASLPPSGGSPSEAESWQERDSGLEPQAAAERAEEEMTLVLLSLMEHQRASLGLSPKTDVTTGAVELLRRLITERDELVEEVDTLRETLRTERLEWRQFQCDLQVAVSVADRLRAESEQALGSLRQSHRAAEEQLALALGGQRETDRELESLRAEHRDVCRKLTELSLRRERAEPAAPRNTRRATDEARGDEEAERRDSEEAQGGGIQHVMEEVGAETEAKNVEKQQKQNDADGDTEPGDAAQEPEEEANGPGSLQLTGRGVAEGYLRSLAALEKRGQRDPRKIAMLSERSWSLSRLPLPADPSGQNGASINASTTLPLCKKEQPTNGRRMDRVLQRQDSWSTFYSGKQDDDQSSDYIRPQDGFSALLRRHGGSRRNSLLRWCQSRTQCYKNIEITNFSSSWEDGLAFCAVYHTYLPTHIPYDSLNPDDKRENLQLAFKTGENVGITASLTVEEMLKADGPDWQRVLGYVESVFRHFEM; from the exons ATGGGTAACCACACTGGCAAAGACGGCCATGTCCCTGCAG TTTCTCCTCTAGACTTCTTCCAAACGCCTCCGACCACGCCCTCAGAGGCAGACCTGGCCACCATGGCCTTATCCGCGGCAGCCTCTTCCCCTGATAAAGCACAGACGTCTTTGCCGGCCGGCAGCACCGCCCCCTCCCCCGCCGCCACCACTCCGAACGCAGACTGGACACAGAAACTGTCTGCCTCCTCGGAATGGGCCGTGATCGACAGCGTCACCCCCCCGGAGGCGAACGTGAGCGACGCAGCGGCGCTACACgagaaggcggcggcggcggcggcggcggcgacgacgacgacgaccggCTCGGGCACGCCAGCGTCTCTGCCTCCCTCCGGGGGTTCACCTTCAGAGGCGGAGAGCTGgcaggagagagacagcggACTGGAGCCgcaggctgcagcagagagagccGAGGAGGAGATGACCCTGGTTCTGCTCAGTCTCATGGAGCATCAGAGGGCCTCACTGGGCCTCAGCCCCAAGACGGATGTGACCACAGGAGCAGTGG AGCTGCTCAGGCGTCTGATCACGGAGAGAGATGAGCTGGTTGAGGAGGTGGACACACTGAGGGAGACACTGAGG ACGGAGAGGCTGGAGTGGCGTCAGTTCCAGTGCGACCTGCAGGTGGCGGTGTCCGTGGCCGACCGGCTGCGGGCCGAGTCGGAGCAGGCCCTGGGTTCGCTCCGGCAGAGCCACAGGGCGGCGGAGGAGCAGCTGGCCCTGGCCCTCGGCGGGCAGCGGGAGACGGACCGAGAGCTGGAGAGTCTGAGGGCCGAGCACCGAGACGTCTGCCGCAAACTGACTGAGCTCAGCCTGCGGCGGGAGCGAGCCGAGCCGGCTGCTCCGAGAAACACGCGCAGGGCGACGGACGAGGCACGCGGTGATGAAGAGGCCGAGAGGCGGGACTCTGAGGAGGCACAGGGAGGGGGAATACAACACGTGATGGAGGAAGTCGGCGCTGAGACTGAAGCtaaaaatgtggaaaagcagcagaagcagaatgATGCCGATGGAGACACGGAACCTGGAGATGCAGCTCAGGAGCCCGAGGAGGAGGCGAACGGACCAGGGAGCCTGCAGCTGACGGGGAGGGGGGTGGCCGAGGGATACCTGCGCAGTCTGGCTGCACTGGAGAAACGTGGCCAGAGGGATCCCAGGAAGATCGCGATGCTGTCTGAACGATCTTG GAGTTTATCTCGTCTCCCGCTCCCAGCCGACCCCTCCGGGCAAAACGGCGCCTCCATAAATGCAAGCACAACGTTGCCGCTATGCAAG AAGGAGCAGCCGACAAACGGGAGGAGGATGGATCGAGTTTTGCAGCGGCAGGACAGTTGGTCCACTTTTTATTCAG GAAAACAGGATGACGACCAAAGCTCAGATTACATCAG ACCTCAGGACGGTTTCAGTGCTCTGCTGCGGCGTCATGGCGGCTCCAGGAGAAACTCGCTGCTGCGCTGGTGCCAAAGTCGTACACAGTGTTATAAG AATATTGAGATCACcaacttcagcagcagctgggaggaTGGCTTGGCGTTCTGTGCCGTCTATCACACGTACTTACCGACTCACATCCCCTACGACAGCCTCAACCCTGACGACAAG agggaAAATCTGCAACTTGCTTTTAAAACGGGAGAGAATGTGGGAATCACAGCCTCACTG ACAGTGGAGGAGATGCTGAAGGCCGACGGGCCCGACTGGCAGCGGGTCCTGGGTTACGTCGAGAGCGTCTTCCGTCACTTTGAGATGTGA
- the LOC118289818 gene encoding cytospin-A-like isoform X4 — translation MMSLQKSLQHKRKDKEEEAGKGSESKEAEISVAWHDYAGEQITYVSPLDFFQTPPTTPSEADLATMALSAAASSPDKAQTSLPAGSTAPSPAATTPNADWTQKLSASSEWAVIDSVTPPEANVSDAAALHEKAAAAAAAATTTTTGSGTPASLPPSGGSPSEAESWQERDSGLEPQAAAERAEEEMTLVLLSLMEHQRASLGLSPKTDVTTGAVELLRRLITERDELVEEVDTLRETLRTERLEWRQFQCDLQVAVSVADRLRAESEQALGSLRQSHRAAEEQLALALGGQRETDRELESLRAEHRDVCRKLTELSLRRERAEPAAPRNTRRATDEARGDEEAERRDSEEAQGGGIQHVMEEVGAETEAKNVEKQQKQNDADGDTEPGDAAQEPEEEANGPGSLQLTGRGVAEGYLRSLAALEKRGQRDPRKIAMLSERSWSLSRLPLPADPSGQNGASINASTTLPLCKKEQPTNGRRMDRVLQRQDSWSTFYSGKQDDDQSSDYIRPQDGFSALLRRHGGSRRNSLLRWCQSRTQCYKNIEITNFSSSWEDGLAFCAVYHTYLPTHIPYDSLNPDDKRENLQLAFKTGENVGITASLTVEEMLKADGPDWQRVLGYVESVFRHFEM, via the exons ATGATGAGTCTGCAGAAATCCCTGCAGCACAAACGcaaggacaaggaggaggaagcagggaaAGGATCTGAGTCGAAGGAGGCGGAGATTTCTGTAGCCTGGCATGACTATGCAGGAGAACAAATCACATATG TTTCTCCTCTAGACTTCTTCCAAACGCCTCCGACCACGCCCTCAGAGGCAGACCTGGCCACCATGGCCTTATCCGCGGCAGCCTCTTCCCCTGATAAAGCACAGACGTCTTTGCCGGCCGGCAGCACCGCCCCCTCCCCCGCCGCCACCACTCCGAACGCAGACTGGACACAGAAACTGTCTGCCTCCTCGGAATGGGCCGTGATCGACAGCGTCACCCCCCCGGAGGCGAACGTGAGCGACGCAGCGGCGCTACACgagaaggcggcggcggcggcggcggcggcgacgacgacgacgaccggCTCGGGCACGCCAGCGTCTCTGCCTCCCTCCGGGGGTTCACCTTCAGAGGCGGAGAGCTGgcaggagagagacagcggACTGGAGCCgcaggctgcagcagagagagccGAGGAGGAGATGACCCTGGTTCTGCTCAGTCTCATGGAGCATCAGAGGGCCTCACTGGGCCTCAGCCCCAAGACGGATGTGACCACAGGAGCAGTGG AGCTGCTCAGGCGTCTGATCACGGAGAGAGATGAGCTGGTTGAGGAGGTGGACACACTGAGGGAGACACTGAGG ACGGAGAGGCTGGAGTGGCGTCAGTTCCAGTGCGACCTGCAGGTGGCGGTGTCCGTGGCCGACCGGCTGCGGGCCGAGTCGGAGCAGGCCCTGGGTTCGCTCCGGCAGAGCCACAGGGCGGCGGAGGAGCAGCTGGCCCTGGCCCTCGGCGGGCAGCGGGAGACGGACCGAGAGCTGGAGAGTCTGAGGGCCGAGCACCGAGACGTCTGCCGCAAACTGACTGAGCTCAGCCTGCGGCGGGAGCGAGCCGAGCCGGCTGCTCCGAGAAACACGCGCAGGGCGACGGACGAGGCACGCGGTGATGAAGAGGCCGAGAGGCGGGACTCTGAGGAGGCACAGGGAGGGGGAATACAACACGTGATGGAGGAAGTCGGCGCTGAGACTGAAGCtaaaaatgtggaaaagcagcagaagcagaatgATGCCGATGGAGACACGGAACCTGGAGATGCAGCTCAGGAGCCCGAGGAGGAGGCGAACGGACCAGGGAGCCTGCAGCTGACGGGGAGGGGGGTGGCCGAGGGATACCTGCGCAGTCTGGCTGCACTGGAGAAACGTGGCCAGAGGGATCCCAGGAAGATCGCGATGCTGTCTGAACGATCTTG GAGTTTATCTCGTCTCCCGCTCCCAGCCGACCCCTCCGGGCAAAACGGCGCCTCCATAAATGCAAGCACAACGTTGCCGCTATGCAAG AAGGAGCAGCCGACAAACGGGAGGAGGATGGATCGAGTTTTGCAGCGGCAGGACAGTTGGTCCACTTTTTATTCAG GAAAACAGGATGACGACCAAAGCTCAGATTACATCAG ACCTCAGGACGGTTTCAGTGCTCTGCTGCGGCGTCATGGCGGCTCCAGGAGAAACTCGCTGCTGCGCTGGTGCCAAAGTCGTACACAGTGTTATAAG AATATTGAGATCACcaacttcagcagcagctgggaggaTGGCTTGGCGTTCTGTGCCGTCTATCACACGTACTTACCGACTCACATCCCCTACGACAGCCTCAACCCTGACGACAAG agggaAAATCTGCAACTTGCTTTTAAAACGGGAGAGAATGTGGGAATCACAGCCTCACTG ACAGTGGAGGAGATGCTGAAGGCCGACGGGCCCGACTGGCAGCGGGTCCTGGGTTACGTCGAGAGCGTCTTCCGTCACTTTGAGATGTGA
- the grcc10 gene encoding protein C10, with translation MASAPAQQATLTVEQTRVVLSEVIQAFSVPDNAARMEEARESACNDMGKMLQLVLPVATQIQQEVIKAYGFNNEGEGVLKFARLVKMYETQDPEIAAMSAKLKSLLLPPLSTPPIGGAIPAS, from the exons ATGGCCTCAGCTCCAGCACAGCAGGCGACCCTGACTGTTGAACAGACCCGAG tggtGCTGAGCGAGGTGATCCAGGCCTTCTCGGTGCCGGACAACGCCGCTCGAATGGAGGAGGCCAGAGAGAGCGCCTGCAACGACATGGGCAAGATGCTGCAGCTCGTTCTCCCCGTGGCCACTCAGATCCAACAGGAGGTGATCAAAGCCTACGGGTTCAACAAcgagggagagg GTGTCCTGAAATTTGCCCGACTGGTGAAGATGTACGAAACCCAGGACCCTGAAATTGCAGCCATGTCAGCAAAACTGAAGTCTCTCCTCCTGCCGCCGCTGTCGACGCCGCCTATAGGGGGCGCCATCCCTGCGTCCTAG
- the saysd1 gene encoding SAYSvFN domain-containing protein 1, whose protein sequence is MEQKLAEFRARRQAGMVRSKGQDTGPQPGAQAGAAGPETTTTTTTTTTTTTTADEPQTENDRAAAHSPHVQERSDWLLDSALGRWLASKQVIVSNLTLLKVLLWLVLLGLFVELEFGLPFFVISLFYWLYEGLRSPAAREPGELSAYSVFNPDCQPLLGSLTAEQLEGEMGYRPLANR, encoded by the exons ATGGAGCAGAAGCTCGCAGAGTTCAGAGCTCGACGACAGGCGGGGATGGTGAGGAGCAAGGGGCAGGACACCGGTCCACAGCCCGGAGCACAGGCGGGGGCTGCTGGgcctgaaacaacaacaacaacaacaacaacaacaacaacaacaacaacagctgacgagccacagacagagaacGACCGAGCTGCAGCTCACAGCCCTCACGTCCAG GAGCGGAGCGACTGGCTGCTGGACAGCGCCCTGGGAAGATGGCTGGCTTCGAAACAGGTCATCGTCTCGAACCTCACTTTGCTGAAAGTGCTGCTTTGGCTGGTGCTGCTCGGCCTGTTCGTGGAGCTGGAGTTCGGCCTGCCCTTCTTCGTCATCTCCCTCTTCTACTGGCTCTACGAGGGGCTCCGGAGCCCGGCGGCCCGCGAGCCCGGAGAACTGAGCGCCTACTCTGTCTTCAACCCGGACTGTCAGCCTCTGCTGGGCTCCCTCACCGCGGAGCagctggagggagagatgggctACAGACCTCTGGCCAACAGATGA
- the bpnt1 gene encoding 3'(2'),5'-bisphosphate nucleotidase 1: MSGSPVVMRLVASAYSVAEKAGAIVRKVLHSGDLGIVEKTGANDLQTLADRLAQQSICASLSRRFPKLTIIGEEELPAEETGEDLIENGQAEEILQKSCPAEYSGLKEEELVVWVDPLDGTKEYTEGLLDNVTVLIGIAYGGKAIAGVINQPFYNYQHGAGAVLGRTMWGMPGLGAFGFQLQEVPGDRRIVTTTRSHSNKLVTDCVDAMEPHEVTRVGGAGNKIIQLVEGRASAYVFASPGCKKWDTCAPEAILHAVGGKLTDMHGNAYRYDANVKHMNSAGVLATLRNHEYYVSRVPPSVLQALKSD, from the exons ATGTCTGGGAGTCCTGTGGTCATGCGGCTGGTGGCGTCGGCCTACTCTGTGGCTGAGAAGGCCGGCGCCATCGTGAGGAAAGTCCTCCACAGTGGAGATCTCGGCATTGTGGAAAAG ACCGGAGCTAATGATCTGCAGACACTGGCGGACAGACTCGCGCAGCAGAGCATTTGTGCCTCCCTGTCCCGACGCTTCCCGAAACTCACCATCATCGGAGAAGAG GAGCTTCCAGctgaggagacaggagaagaCCTCATCGAGAACGGCCAGGCAGAGGAAATCCTCCAGAAGAGCTGTCCTGCAGAATATAGTggcctgaaagaggaggag CTTGTCGTGTGGGTCGATCCACTGGATGGCACGAAGGAATATACTGAAG GGCTCCTGGACAACGTGACGGTGCTTATCGGAATTGCATATGGAGGCAAAGCAATCGCAGGTGTCATCAACCAGCCTTTCTACAACTACCAG CACGGGGCAGGAGCAGTTTTGGGGAGAACCATGTGGGGCATGCCGGGACTGGGTGCCTTTGGATTCCAGCTGCAGGAAGTCCCGGGCGACAGGCGGATCGTCACCACCACCCGTTCCCACAGCAACAAGCTGGTGACGGACTGTGTGGACGCCATGGAGCCGCATGAAGTCACGAGAGTGGGCGGCGCTGGAAATAAG ATTATTCAGCTTGTTGAGGGAAGAGCGTCTGCTTACGTCTTTGCCAGTCCAGGGTGCAAGAAGTGGGACACCTGTGCTCCTGAAGCCATCCTGCACGCGGTCGGAG GCAAACTGACGGACATGCACGGCAATGCGTACCGCTACGACGCAAATGTGAAGCACATGAATTCTGCCGGCGTTCTCGCGACGCTGCGCAACCACGAGTACTACGTCAGCAGAGTGCCGCCGTCGGTGCTGCAGGCCCTCAAGTCAGACTGA
- the LOC118289817 gene encoding serine/threonine-protein phosphatase PP1-beta catalytic subunit — MTSPIGALTPEGYTLSLKPASQRSGANRAHSPACVQTNMAESELNVDSLISRLLEVRGCRPGKTVQMTEAEVRGLCIKSREIFLSQPILLELEAPLKICGDIHGQYTDLLRLFEYGGFPPEANYLFLGDYVDRGKQSLETICLLLAYKIKYPENFFLLRGNHECASINRIYGFYDECKRRFNIKLWKTFTDCFNCLPIAAIIDEKIFCCHGGLSPDLQSMEQIRRIMRPTDVPDTGLLCDLLWSDPDKDVQGWGENDRGVSFTFGADVVSKFLNRHDLDLICRAHQVVEDGYEFFAKRQLVTLFSAPNYCGEFDNAGGMMSVDESLMCSFQILKPSEKKAKYQYGGVNAGRPVTPPRTAQAPKKR, encoded by the exons ATGACGTCACCAATCGGCGCGCTTACACCGGAAGGCTACACGCTCTCTCTGAAGCCTGCAAGTCAACGCTCAGGGGCCAACCGTGCCCATTCCCCCGCCTGCGTACAGACAAACATGGCGGAGAGCGAGTTGAACGTTGACAGCCTCATCTCCCGACTGCTGGAAG TGCGAGGATGCCGTCCAGGGAAGACGGTTCAGATGACGGAGGCCGAGGTGCGGGGGCTCTGCATCAAGTCCAGAGAGATCTTCCTCAGTCAGCCCATCCTGCTGGAGCTGGAAGCTCCGCTCAAAATCTGTg GTGATATCCACGGACAGTACACAGACCTGCTGAGGCTATTTGAGTACGGAGGTTTCCCCCCGGAGGCCAACTATCTGTTCCTGGGGGACTACGTGGACAGAGGGAAACAGTCGCTGGAGACCATCTGCCTGCTGCTGGCCTACAAGATCAAATACCCCGAGAATTTCTTCCTGCTCAGGGGGAACCACGAGTGTGCATCCATCAATCGCATCTACGGCTTCTACGATGAGT GCAAGCGCAGGTTCAACATAAAGCTCTGGAAGACCTTCACAGACTGTTTCAACTGCCTGCCAATCGCTGCCATTATTGATGAGAAGATCTTCTGCTGCCATGGAG GGCTCTCGCCTGATCTACAGTCCATGGAACAAATCCGACGCATCATGAGACCGACCGATGTCCCAGACACAG GTTTGTTGTGCGACCTTCTGTGGTCGGACCCGGACAAAGACGTCCAGGGGTGGGGGGAGAACGACCGGGGAGTTTCCTTCACCTTCGGGGCTGACGTGGTCAGCAAGTTCCTCAACCGCCACGACCTGGATCTCATCTGCCGAGCACATCAG GTTGTTGAAGATGGCTACGAGTTCTTTGCCAAGCGACAGCTGGTGACACTGTTTTCTGCCCCCAACTACTGCGGGGAGTTTGACAACGCTGGCGGCATGATGAGCGTGGACGAGTCCCTCATGTGCTCTTTTCAG ATTCTGAAGCCGTCTGAAAAAAAAGCTAAGTACCAGTACGGCGGGGTGAATGCGGGACGCCCCGTCACCCCCCCTCGCACCGCTCAGGCACCGAAGAAGAGGTGA